In Amblyomma americanum isolate KBUSLIRL-KWMA chromosome 8, ASM5285725v1, whole genome shotgun sequence, the DNA window CAGACGACGAGAGGATATCCTAGACAAATAATTTAATACGACCTTCCTCCTTAGAACCAGTTCGGGGTTGCACTACCCGTCTATATTCTGATTGAAATGAAGTGAAGGTTTGgctaagtcatcatcatcatcatcatcatcagcctgactacgcacactgcaggacaaaggcctctcccatgtctctccagttaaccctcacctgtgtcagctgcggccaccctatcctcgcaaacttcttaatctcacccgcccacctaactttctgccaccccctgctacgcttgccttctctttgaaaccactccgttacccttaaggaccagcggttaacttgccttcgcactacatgcccttctcaagcccatttcttccgccCTATTAGTGAATGGGTGCAGACAAAGTGCGCAAAGATATCCAATTAAGAAATTTAAGTGGTGTCCATTAAAGAATATCAGGTATTTAAACTTGTTTAAACTTATCTGGAGCGCGTCGCCATGCTCTGACCTTCGGCTGCGTGTATATATGGCATGCAAAAATCCACTTGTCATCACAGGTAACACAACGAATGTTAAGAAAACCGAAGTGACAGCACGCGATCAGCGTATCAATCAAGCAAAAACCGCATCTGAACTGAAAGAGCCACTGAAGAAAAAATCCCCCGCACCCTTTAAGTCCAGGGTATGCACCAGGCGTATACTTAAAACGGAGAGCAATTAAAGTCAAGTAGACAAGTTTACGTACCACTGTCTTGAATCGTTTTCCGGCTTTACAAGCGCGCTGGTGGGCGTAAGCCATTCACGCCGAGATAACACAGGGCGCGCCAAGATAAAGAGCCACGACGGAGTTCCACTGTATACTAATCGCGGGCCCACAAAAGCGAGCACGCTTGCGCGCACATCCAGCGTCGTGCAGCAGCGGCTTGGCAGCGATTCACTGCCGCAACCTTGGAATGAACTGGTGAGCATGAGATTCAGGACGGACCCTGCTCCTCTCTCGGACGATCTCCTCCGAGGGTGAGGGTGATTGGGAGTTAGCTAGAGGGCGGCGCCAGTTTGTAGCAGTGGTTACATCAGCTTAAGAGCGATGGGCGAGGGCGAAGCAGTGGCTTCATCCCAGCGTGTGTCGTTTGAAGCCCGCTTGCGCGGACGCCTCGGCCCGCCCTTCTGGTCGGGGAGGAGAGGCACCGCGGAAGACGCGAGGAGGCACATCGGCCGGGGATTCCCCGGCAGGAGACGCTCTTCCGAGCATTCTCTGCCGGGCCGTTGCATAGTTTGCCATTCGCttcaccctcctcctttctccGTTGAAAGTTTTCCTTGGAGGTATCCGCCGCGACCATTGGCTACCGGAGGCGCATTTGTTTCTTTAGTTTACTTTCTCGCGAGCTGTCGCTACTGTGGCAGTGTCAGGCTTTCGACTATAAAAGAGGCGGGCATCGGTAGAGCATGGTCACACACCGCCTTGGATCTTTCTTGGTCGCAGCAGAGATACCGAATGGTCTTGCCATGAATCCAGTCGTGAGTATATGGACTGCGCGCCATTTCGTTCGCTCGGATACGACGACTTGAGGCTGGTTTTAACTAGCCTAAGAGGGATCGTGTCTGACAGTGCCCCAGCTCACTTCCCGTAGTGTACCTCAGCCTATAACATGTGATTAGGTGCAAGTAGTGAAATGAGCTAATGTTTATTTGAATTCTTAGCGAAGGCTAATGTAATGCTCTGAGGAACACCTGTGCACCTGTGAGTAAATCGTATCTCAGGAAGAAACAAGAATAAAGCAGAAAAAAGAGCTAAAAATAATCTCGCTAATCATTTAGCGACGAAAGCCACCCTCAAAGATCTGTGACATACTAATTGCAGCCGTCTTCAGATATTTTTAATTTCAGCGTGCGCACTCCACTGATATTATGCATCCGCTTGTTAGGTGACCCAAGTTTTAGCGATCGATTTGCACTTACCAATTCTAGACTGGCCCTTGTGTGGCGTGCAGTACAGGTGACTCTGGACTAATTTCGCATGGGGTACTAGATTAGTGAGCACGAAAACTTCAGTACACAAGCAGCTTGTGTTTTCGGTCTATCGCAATGGTGGCCAACTGTGCCAGGAATCGAACTCGCGACCTTGTGCACACTAGCAGAGCTGCGCCGGCACTTAGCCACAGCTGCGGGTGGGTCGCCTGGTATTATAGTGCGACCGAACATGATAGGGTGCAGTCGCTTTTTCTTGTGGTCATTAGAAGAAATCTCCAATTTCTGTGCGTGAAAAGTGTGAAACTTCCCAAATGGGAGTTCATCTGACTATACACCACGAAAACTGCTTTGCTTTGCTGCTCGCAAACTGCGGTTAGGCCCTAACTTCGATGACCACTACCTAAACAATGTTTCGCTGTTGTAATGGAGCCCTCCGTACAACGTGATTGGCTTCACCCTGGCCAAATCGACGTCCGCGCTTTCCTATCTCGTCCCGCACAGCTCGCCACTGTTCTTCTTGGGCTCGTCTCCATTGCCTCCGCCGGCTTCCTCGGCGGCCACAGCGGCTATGGCGCTGGCGGTCTCGGCTACGGCGCTGGGCTCGGTGCTGGCTACGGTGCTGGCTACGGTGCCGGCTACGGTACCGGACTCACCGTCGCCGCCGCACCCGTCGCTGTCGCGGCCCCCGCTATCGCCAGGACCGTCTCCGTCCCAGCACGTGCCAGCACCTCTTACGGCACCACCACCACTTCCGTGACCACCCTTTACGGCGGAGCCGGACACGGTGGCGCCGGTCTCGGCTACGGGGGCGCCGGTCTTGGCTATGGTGGCGCTGGCCTGGTTTATGGAGGCGGCCTCGGTAGCTTCGGTGCTGGTCTCGGTGGTCTCGGAGGTGGCGTTGGTGTGGCCGTCGCTCGTCCCGCTGTCACCGTGGCTGCGGCTCCGGCTGTGGCTGTGGCTCGTCCTGTCACCGTGGCTGTGGCTCGGCCCGTGGCTGTGGCTCGGCCCGTGGCCATTGCAGCTCCGGCTGTGGCTGTCGCGGCTCCGGCTGTCGCTACCGTAGCTGCTGGTCCGGCCATCGCTGTCGGCGGTCTTGGCGGCTTTGGCGGCTTCGGTGGTCTCGGAGGTGGTTATGGAGGAGGCCTGGGTGCTGTCGGGGGTGGCTACGGTCTCGGCTATGGTCTCGGACACGGCCTCGGATACGGTGGTCTTGGCAAGCTCGGCGTGACATACGGCTACGGAGCTAAGTGGTGGTAAGTTTGCACAATGCCGGAGGCCGGAAGATGTCGTTACTATTTAGACACAAGACTGCACACGAATGCAGTGTAAGACTGGGAAAGGAATTGGGCGCCAGATTTAGTTTTTATTGCTAGTTGCCTCCTTTTCATCTCATGTCTTCGTGTATTCTCGTCTCATCAGCGGATCTTCCATTGAAGTTTTCAGCCGAACCAAAAAGGCTTGTATAACTGTAACGGTAACTTTTTAACGAACAAAGTAATTTCTGAAAatgggacaaaagcatttttggaaACATGTAATGAGATCAATAGAGCACAGGTGGTTAGCTAACGTTAGTCTTTCTGAAGCTCGGGTGACATCGCGAGTGACATTATAGTTCTTATGCTTGAAAAGCAATGTTACTGTACCCATACATAAGAGCGATGTGGCCCACAGCATTTCAGCGGTCATTGCTGAGTTTGTCAGCAAAGTACTCGGGTCACCTTAGCAACATACACCGCCCAAAGTTATGTATCATCTGCATAGTGCATGAAAGGTTGCATAAAATATATCTTTAAATGTATCTTTTAAGTtattgttttccttgctctcttgcgcAATGCTGGGGTGAAAAGTTTACCGTCTCAGAAATAGTAACATGTCCTCTGACTGCTGGAGATCACACTTCTCAGTGCACTTCGCCTCTTAGTTAGGGTTTGCTTGGATAATACGCAGCTGGCCGAAGATGAGGTTGCGTTGTAAAACCTTTGAGAACAAATATTTCACTCACACCCTAACAGCAAAAAGTGTTCTCTCGCTTAACGGAACGCCAAGATTTACATACGGAAGAACGCCTGATATTATAGTGGAAGGAACCTGTGAGGGAGGCattatgtttttgttttctacATGACAGTGATGCTGAGTAAGCTACCCATTGCTATAATTCCTAAGcaaggtatttttctttgttACAGAGCACGGAGGCTTCGGACTACACTTGGATACATCACATCGCCAAGTCAAAGCGCTCTATTCACACTAGCTGCCTGGGCTAAAAAGATTTATAATTTATTTTGACCTAAAACACCCTCAACAAGCTCACGATATGAATCAATGTTTTCATAGGCTTTCTTGTTGCGCTTTGACAGGGTCCAAAGATAAGGGTTTGAATGAAAACGGAAACTGTTTTTGTTAGCTGGGAGACAAGTCAAGTTGGGATGTTTGTTGCTCAATAAAAATCACTGCGTTTTTGTTATAACAGCGTGACGCGCTCCTCTATGCTGTGTCATGTGCTCCTGTGCTCCTGTTTACATCGTAACTGCTATGTCCGAAGCTCTTGCGCAAATTCACCGTCTGCTAAAATACAAACTTAGAGGTGATGGTCTCAAATTTAACGCGGACATTGATAAGTGATCAGTACCTCTGGCCACTGATGCGTGCACAAGTCTCTTCCGGCGACCGTTAGCAAAAGTTGCTGCAAGCAATGTTAATCTTTCGCGGCACACAAGCGAAAGAAACAACAGTGATTAAAATAATGGTAAAGAACAGGGAAATGTAACTTTTCTTTGGTGTCTTATTGGATGGGGTGATATAATAGTTGCGTGATCACCTAGATAGAAAATAGCTACACAGAAAGAAAAGACAGCCGCATGAAGGCGATGGGATTTGAGGACGCTACCTTCACATGTTGCCTGCTCAATTGGTGGAGCCGCAGCCCAGTTGGTAGAGTCATAGCTTAGCTGGTAGAGCTCAGTAGTAGGCAGAGCTGTAGCTCTGTTGGTATAGCACTTTATGGGGCATAGGGATGTCTCCCAAGTCTCCCACTTTCAACAGCCGTGCTGAATTGGCTCAACTGCTGAATTGCATTGTTGAAAGATTACCAACAAAGGTGGTTTCGAAAACTACGCTTAGTTTCTTCAGTCGGCCACTAGTGCAGCCAGCGATCAGTGATTATTCGGTTCCACCAGTGCAGATGCTGGCGCTGCAGTAGCTGTAAATTAGCATGCAGGACTAAGTGACAACGCTTCAGGCGAAATCGAGTGCTGCCTTATTGAGAATTTTAACAGTCTTCATATTCTACCCCAGAAGGACGTGCCTGTTGTCCTTGATAATTACTTATTCTGATAAGTGCTATTTATAACCGACCCTTAGAAAGCCTCCGTCAGTAAACTTACGGAGCCAGAGCACGAAAAGCTTTTATGCGATGGCACCTCTCCTATACATGCGGTTCTAACACTATGAACTGGCGTCAGGATAAGAAAACCTAGCTGCAAGAAATGTTAGTTTTGGCAGTGGCGGCAACACGTACAGCATTTTCAGAAATATACAGCTTAAGCCGTGTAGAGGGGCTCTGAGCTTCCTGAGCTTTAGTGATGTAATGGCGAAAGCTGGTGTCTCATGCCAGAGATATGAAACTCTGACGacggaaaacaagccacggtgtctgtggcctctgTATCTTTGAAAACACTCCACGTTCATTTTCCCGATGTGCGGCACAGTTTTCAGTTCGACTCAGTTTATTCAAGCCCTGACAATACTAAACATCATAATCATGGCGGTGAAGCCAAGTGAGAGGAGTGATGTCGTGACCTTCTTCAACAGTTGTAAactgtttatagacagtctatagacaatggtcTACTAAAGGTTTTGTAGGCAAaggtttatagactgtctatagacaaaggtctacAGAATCACCAGCTAGCCACTTAACTTTGTAAtgtatatagacaatctatacacctatgtctactggaccagtgtacttttgtctatagaggtctatagacagaaatctacaggaagtgtatggtcataagtctacagatcatctatagactgcctatagacctgtgtctattatcagtagacatttgtctatagacggtctatagacagaaatctataggaagtgtatggccataaatttacaaatagtctatatactgtctatgaACCTGTGTCTATAGGCATTCTATAAacctatctactttcagtagacatttgtctatggactatctatagataaaagtctactaaaagtgtatggccataaatctatagattgtctatagactggtctataggatttgtctatagaatctctatagacttcataggctaaagtccatagacagtctatggactgtctaaagaaatttttgtaagggatgggCCCTGGCTACACTCCTGGCGCTGCACTGCCGTTAGAACGCGAGCAAGGGTACAATAATAATCACTCCTTATAACGtgacaataaataaaaaaacagcagGGCAACAACTGTATCTTCAGACAAAACAATAAAGAACACAATAAAGAGCACCAATTGGAGTTGAGTGTGCTGAATTCAGCACACACAACTCCAATTAGGCACACGAAGGGAGCGATAACAAGACATGTGCAACAAGAATAAGTCCACCATGAATGaaatgcttctttttattttaggaATGTTGAACCAGCTTCTCTCGACTCGAAAAGACAGACCTTCAGAAAAAAGTACCGAATTTTCaacatgcgcagtggcattgcgTCTGCTTCTTTCGGCCGCTGCTGTGGCAGAATCGCGGCAATTTCTTTCAAAGTATTTGGCGCTGATGCATGCGAGCTAAGCACGCGGTTTGTGGGCGAAGAAAATGAGGCAACGCGGTTGGATGCGTCGGGTTGCGCTTCGCTTCGCGGCGGCTGAAAAACAACAACACCAGCAGGCGACGTACCCGTACGTCGGGTACCGCATAGCTGGACGAATATGCTCGTCAAGACGACAGGGAGGTAAATCGCAACGTATCCAGCTGTAAATACTCTCAAGGTCAGCATCGAGTTCTTGGCAGGTAACATGGAAGCGGTAGAACTATGTAATTCTTATTACTAAAGTCCAACGTTCATATATTGTTTTTgatgttctttttctttcaggtgttcatGAAAAGTTGCAAATACATGTTGGAGGAGTGGTTTCGAAACTTCAGTTAAGCATTTAGACAACACATGTGCAAGTTTCGCTGTACCTCTATAGTAATTAAAGAGGGTCAGACCAGTCCCCTGTGAGAGTTCACAGCTTCAATCCGCTCTGCGCAAGGGGGAGCAGACACGAGCAAAAGGGAAACAATATTGCACTATAATACAGTGCAACGAAAACATGCAACTCATACACTTACCTTCAAATAGACACCAGGGGCTCATGCCTTTATAGCCAGTCATGGAGGGTGTCTTACAAGTCGTCGTCTGAATGAGTGAAGCTGTGTAACAAAATTTCGGTGCTACAGACGGAAACTATGGCGTGCACAATTCTAGGATTTGCTGCGAAATTCTAATAACTGAAGAACATCATTACTGCATAAACAATGCAGAAAGTTCTAGGACTTAACGCTTGAAATACATTCGTAATGCTATTCCACAATTacgatttttttaaagcgaaatttattgccccaccACTGATCCACTGATTTATTCACCACTGATTTATTGCCCCACATGCTCCACCAGCTTCTATTACAGTTACGATTAAAATGCCTTGCTTCGAACTTTAAACTACTGTTCACAGGATACAGCATTAGAGTCATTTGTAAATTTTTAACCTTACGGCAGCATTTCAATGAAACACGCGTTGTTACCGAAACTTAAATATCCCCTAAAATTATTCTAATGCTACCTGGGGTCTTGAAGTTGTATCTGAAGCGGTCGTCACACAGGTGGTAATCCCATGAACCCTATTGGAGGGCACTTGGGATCAAAAACTGAAGCCCTATCAGGTGGCGCGTGCTGCCGGAAGGCTATATTCCTCGTGGTGTGCATTTCGCCGTCGAGGAGACAGCTGACCCAGTAACGCAAACACTACCTCTCACCGAAAAACGTTGGCGAAGCAGGTGGCATCAGACTTGGCAGTTCTGTCTGGTAAGGTGCTGCGATACCAACCGTAGTACAACACAGGCACGTCGCTATGTTCTAGTCTCAAACAGACGAGCGTTTAAGCCAGCATTAAACTGTCGTCACAAGTTTCTAGTGGCACAGTATAAGCCTGATTTCGTCGGCGAACATACCACAACCTCGTACAGAGAGAGGGAAATTTGGAGCAGTGCAACGCGTTAATCTTCCTCTCGTGTCCCTCCGTGCAGGCTAGCTGAGCGATTAAGAGGCACCGTAATGACAAATAAGACGCTTAATGTTAGCTTGCGAAGTTTTTCGTGGCTGCTTGTGCCCTTGTGCGTGAAGGTGGTGCAGCTTAGTTGCACCGGGGGCCGTCATTACACTTAATCAATCTTGGTGCGTCGCTGACTGAGCTGATCTTCGTGAGCACCTTTCAGGGTCCTTGGGCGTTCGTGTGCGTTCATTTGCATGAGCTCATTCAGGCGAGGAACGAAAGGACGCCCTGGAATCACGCGTCGCCAATCGCATTTCCTAATGACTCGTATGCAACGCTTCACTGCTGCCTGCAATAATATTTTCTTACAACATATCGGTCAGATACTCTCACTACGGTTTCGAGATGAGTTTGACATTATTTTTTGATGCTCACGAATGTGCCTATAATTTCGTATACGTTAACTCACTGGCCTCTTACTATCGACCACTGGATGGCTTTCAAATGAATGTTTGTTTTACTGTTCTCAGACATTGTTTTGTGGAAAATGAAGATCTTGTGTACAAAAATATCCTTAATTAAGACTGTGCTCAGCTTCAGAATCCATCTGAGCAACAAAACTTCCTACAGAAGTGGAGATGATCTCACCTCCATTGACACGCGGAAACTGCAGATTGGTGTAAAGAGGGATCGATTAATGGGTCCCATAATGGCGGTCTTTGTCCGTTTTTGGGCATCTCAAACGCCAAACATAGGTCTTAGTATTGCTATTTGTGTTACGTCGAGTGGTGTTACATGTATGGGAAGTCATTTTTAATCTCATAGGTGACGCCTTCACTGCTGATCTGTACCAACAGTTGCTGCAATACCAGAAAACTCAAAACTTGAAACAAATTCTTCCCGAGTCCTTCAAGGAAGAATATAAGTACAAGAGATCTGCGAACAGtattcacaaaagaaaaaaaagaacattaagaCCCCCGGGGCATGCAGCGACAGAATATTATTCGTTGCAGTATGAGTCTTATCTAAAACCCTTCGCGAAGAGCCGAAGCCTCTTCCGGTCCGCTAACCCCGTCCATCGTTAAAGGGATGTTCAGTATCTGCAATTACGATTGAAAGCGAGATAACGCGCCAAAGAGGCCTGCGAGAGGCTCCATCAACCCGACACGCAGGCGCGGCTTGCGAGATAAGACGAGACCAGCATAACGAAACCGAGCCGCCGTTTAAACCAGCGCTCGCACACAAAGTGAATTTGGGCTGCCGCCGCGGTTACGCTATACCCCCAAAGCGCTCATCACGTTCCGTGGGTTCCGTCCTGGTCTGGCAGCGATTCAACTCCTCAACCTTGGGTGCTGCTCTCGCTTGCTGTGCGATGGATTCAGGACGGTCCTGagagctcccccccccctcccccccctttcgAACGGTCAAGTTAAGGGTGAGAGGAATGTGAGTCGGAGGGCGGCGCCTCTGGTTACATCGGGTTAAGCGATGCGGAGGACGTGGCGCCGTGTTGTTTTTTTTACTCTGTACTTAGTTGTGCCTATTTGTTTTTCATCCGGGACCCTGAACAGACTCTTCGGCCCGCCCTACTAAAAGCTGGGGGAGGAGGAACTAGGAGGCGCCCCGGACGAAACCAGGGAGAGGACTCAGGGAGGGGAATCCCCGTGAGCTTCGTTCGAAACGGTCACTCACTGAACGGTGTGTAAGTTTCGCGCGTATACACTTTtctcctcccccctcctcccctcttcTCCTAACGCTCGCTTTCGAAGCGACGTCCTCCGCGATCATTGGCTGCTTCCCCTGCTATTTCTTTTTTAAAAGCCTTTGAAGGGCTGCCACCCATCCCTGCACAGTGCGGGTTAGAGTATATAAACTGCCCGCATTTACCGACGAGTCTCACATCGCTCTGGTTACTCGGATCTTTACAACGTCAGTGGATCTAACCAGCATCGACATGAACGCTGTTGTGAGTATGGTAGCTCTGGGGGGTATCCGTCCGAAACCTTCGTTCTGATTGCGGTCCACTGCGTATGTCTCTTAGCATTGCAGTACAACAGTGAAGGGAAATTGGTTGGTAGCTGAAGATTGCCCGACTGGCATTAAATTTGTGTTCGTACGCAGCTGTGCCAGCTATACGTATCTTAGTCGGCATCTGAGGCTTTTGTGGGGCTCAATACGCGAAGAGCGATCATGACGAGGCTATAGGGCTTTGAAAGTAATTGAATTGCCGTAATCAACGTCGCGGAGGAAGTTGGGCGAATGAAGTCAGGAAGTTTGTGGCAgaaaggtggccgcagctggcacaggattaAGTTATTTGGAAGtacatatgggagaggcctttgtgctgCGGAGCGCGTAGTGAGGCTGGTGATAATGAATCAACGTTGCTTGAAAAATGCGATGCAGAAAACTTGTGCCTGTAGTCTTGAAAAGGACGGTCGTTAACAAAAATTTGAAGAAGAAATTTCGGCATTATGGCCCAGCTACTTTTCGAGACGAGGCTCATTCACTGTGTTACTGACGAATTGCTGCTCTTGATGCGGTGTACCAGGGCAAGCGAAGCTATTAGGACTAGGTAGAACACTTCTGCAGCGTTTTTCAAACCCTTTTAGAGGAACGTTGTTCCTGAAACGCGTGCCTTTGCCATTTATCCCGGTTATATCAGTGTCACTGCGCACTGTTAGATAAGAGCGGTGCTTTCAGCAATCCTCTCAAAAGACGTCTTGTCTATGCATCTTGGTGTCGTTGTGGTCCTCAATGTTGCAATTGCACGCTACAAACTGAACATCCCGCCGTAACGGACTGgggaatgaggatgtcagctacATTTGACTGGGGCCATGAGAGCAGGGTGAAGCGCGATATATAGAATGTGCTGTTTGGGGCCATGCGACGCTGGCGACCCGGTGTTCAGAGGGGCTGAGGAGCAGGGGTTAGGCACAGA includes these proteins:
- the LOC144102318 gene encoding uncharacterized protein LOC144102318, giving the protein MVTHRLGSFLVAAEIPNGLAMNPVLATVLLGLVSIASAGFLGGHSGYGAGGLGYGAGLGAGYGAGYGAGYGTGLTVAAAPVAVAAPAIARTVSVPARASTSYGTTTTSVTTLYGGAGHGGAGLGYGGAGLGYGGAGLVYGGGLGSFGAGLGGLGGGVGVAVARPAVTVAAAPAVAVARPVTVAVARPVAVARPVAIAAPAVAVAAPAVATVAAGPAIAVGGLGGFGGFGGLGGGYGGGLGAVGGGYGLGYGLGHGLGYGGLGKLGVTYGYGAKWWAATHPCTVRVRVYKLPAFTDESHIALVTRIFTTSVDLTSIDMNAVLAVTLLGFVSAASAGFIGGYSGYGTGFGAGGGAGFGAGGGAGFGGGYGHGAGAGAGGGAGLAVVATPVAVAAPGVARAAPAASVSTSYGVSTGSVSGLYGGAGLGLGGGLGGAGGVGLGGGLGGGAGYGVFAAPAVAVARPAVAVARPVVVARPVVVARPVAVAVPTVAVSAVPTVAVGGGFGGAGGLGGAGGYGGLAGAGGYGGLGGAGGHGGHGGLGGAGGFGGAGGYGGLGGFGGGYGTVVKVLKW